The following are encoded together in the Macadamia integrifolia cultivar HAES 741 chromosome 10, SCU_Mint_v3, whole genome shotgun sequence genome:
- the LOC122090950 gene encoding cytochrome P450 94A1-like encodes MVLMCRILIYTSFSNGKLTLFDSCFCSSLISNPSVAEKKHIDLILTITMLQLEFLVSPLLFIIPFAFFFFYFFIRKTKISSPATTKLPTAYPFVGHIFAAPKNRDLLMPWIAEILQNSPNATFTVKRFNRQNIITANPANVQHILKTQFYKYPKGPFFRNNLHDLLGSGIFNADGDQWKFERQISSPEFNTKSLRKFVGTVVEAELSQCLLPLLSTATAENSVLDLQDILQRFAFDNICKIAFGFDPKSLSPTFPQQEAEFAVAFDEAVKLITGRFPTMIQAVWKVKRALNLGSEKQLGLAVSHVRQFARRIVREKRRELEEKSSLETRDLLSRILNSGHLDEDLVTDMVISFILAGRDTTSAALTWFFWLVSRNYQVEEEIVKEIREMKDTMDYDDVKDMVYTHASLCESMRLYPPVPGDTKEAAGDDVLPDGTVVKKGMRVTYHPYTMGRLESLWGKDWAEFRPERWLEREESSGKWRFVPRDPYTYTVFQAGPRICLGKEMAFLQMQRIVAGVMRRYRVVPAEKGFEPVFVSYLTSKMKGGFPARIEERERVRCEPVTGESGFTMCPIR; translated from the coding sequence ATGGTCCTCATGTGCAGAATTTTAATATACACTTCTTTCTCTAATGGAAAATTAACACTTTTTGATTCTTGTTTCTGCTCTTCTCTGATCTCCAACCCATCTGTTGCAGAGAAGAAGCACATAGATCTAATTCTAACGATCACGATGTTGCAGCTTGAGTTCCTAGTTTCGCCCCTTCTCTTCATCATTCCTttcgccttcttcttcttctacttcttcattagaaaaaccaaaatttcatctCCTGCAACTACCAAACTTCCAACTGCTTACCCATTTGTCGGTCACATCTTTGCTGCTCCCAAGAATCGAGACCTATTGATGCCATGGATCGCAGAAATCCTCCAAAACTCCCCAAATGCAACTTTCACTGTCAAGCGCTTCAACCGTCAAAACATCATTACTGCTAATCCCGCCAATGTCCAACACATCCTTAAGACGCAATTCTACAAATACCCCAAAGGCCCTTTCTTCCGCAACAATCTTCACGACCTACTTGGTTCTGGTATCTTCAATGCCGACGGTGATCAATGGAAGTTTGAGAGACAGATCTCCAGCCCCGAATTCAACACCAAATCCCTCCGAAAGTTTGTCGGCACCGTCGTTGAGGCAGAGCTCTCCCAATGCCTCCTCCCTCTACTCTCGACGGCCACCGCTGAGAATTCTGTTCTCGATCTCCAAGACATCCTCCAAAGGTTTGCGTTCGACAATATCTGTAAAATCGCTTTTGGGTTCGATCCCAAATCTCTCTCGCCGACTTTCCCACAGCAAGAAGCTGAATTCGCCGTCGCGTTCGACGAAGCTGTGAAGTTGATCACTGGGAGGTTTCCTACGATGATCCAAGCAGTGTGGAAGGTGAAGCGAGCACTCAATTTGGGATCAGAAAAACAACTAGGGTTAGCAGTCTCTCACGTTCGTCAATTCGCTAGGAGAATCGtcagagagaagagaagagagctaGAAGAGAAATCTTCACTAGAAACAAGGGATCTCTTATCACGAATCTTGAATTCAGGTCACTTGGATGAAGATTTAGTCACGGATATGGTCATCAGCTTTATCTTAGCCGGTCGGGACACCACATCGGCGGCGTTGACATGGTTTTTCTGGTTAGTATCCCGTAATTATCAAGTAGAAGAGGAGATAGTGAAGGAGATAAGAGAAATGAAGGATACGATGGATTACGACGATGTGAAGGATATGGTGTACACCCACGCCTCACTCTGCGAGAGCATGAGACTGTATCCACCAGTACCAGGCGATACCAAGGAGGCTGCCGGAGACGATGTTCTACCAGACGGGACTGTTGTAAAGAAAGGGATGAGAGTGACTTATCATCCTTACACGATGGGGAGGTTGGAGTCGTTGTGGGGTAAAGATTGGGCGGAGTTCCGCCCAGAGAGGTGGTTGGAGAGGGAGGAGAGTAGTGGAAAGTGGAGGTTCGTGCCGAGGGATCCTTACACTTACACGGTGTTCCAAGCGGGGCCGAGAATATGTTTAGGGAAGGAGATGGCGTTCTTGCAGATGCAGAGGATAGTCGCCGGAGTAATGCGACGGTATCGGGTAGTGCCGGCGGAGAAGGGGTTTGAACCTGTTTTCGTTTCATACTTGACTTCGAAGATGAAAGGAGGTTTTCCCGCAAggattgaggagagagagagagtaaggtGTGAACCGGTGACCGGTGAGAGCGGGTTTACCATGTGTCCAATCCGGTAA
- the LOC122091256 gene encoding cytochrome P450 94A1-like yields MFQLELLTALLVILPLFFFFIKTSFTQLGKKKSSSSVSSQTTTKFPKSYPLLGSSIAISANQERFNQWATELLKDSPNGNILLHRPLGHLQFVTTNPANIQHILKNEFNLYPKGDFFRDTLTNFLGDGIFNADGGNWRFQRQISSHEFNTKSLRKFTETVVEAEVFDRLLPFLSDAASNNYVIDLQDILQRFTFDNICKIAFGYDPACLSPSFPQPRSEFAEAFEAATQLSSERFHYIFPPFWKLKRALNIGSEKKLREANAIVREFATKVVREKRRELEEKSSLETEDLLSRILNSGHSDERFVTDMVISFILAGRDTTSAALIWFFLLVSRNPRVEEELMKELKEKPESLDYDEVKHVVYTHAAICETMRLYPPVPNDTKFAAADNYLPDGTFVKKGAGVTYFPYAMGRMEKLWGKDCMEFRPERWLEKEEESSPSAGKLKFVGKDPYTYPVFQAGPRICLGKDMAFLQMKRIVAGVMQKYRVVPAEKDFDPLFVSYLSSKMKGGFPVRIERKVASSE; encoded by the coding sequence ATGTTTCAGCTTGAGCTTTTAACCGCTCTTCTAGTCATTCtcccactcttcttcttcttcatcaaaaCCAGCTTCACTCAACTGGGAAAGaagaaatcttcttcttcagtttcaTCTCAAACCACCACCAAATTCCCCAAGTCATACCCATTGTTGGGCTCTTCAATTGCCATTTCTGCTAACCAAGAGAGATTCAACCAATGGGCTACAGAACTTCTTAAAGATAGTCCCAATGGAAACATCCTCCTCCATCGCCCTCTTGGCCATCTTCAGTTCGTAACCACTAACCCAGCCAACATCCAACATATACTCAAAAACGAATTCAACCTCTACCCAAAAGGAGACTTCTTTAGAGACACTCTCACCAATTTCCTAGGCGATGGCATCTTCAATGCCGATGGTGGTAACTGGAGATTTCAGAGACAGATATCTAGCCATGAATTTAACACCAAATCTCTCCGCAAGTTCACTGAAACAGTCGTGGAGGCCGAGGTCTTCGACCGCctccttcctttcctttccgACGCTGCTTCCAATAATTATGTAATTGATCTGCAAGACATCCTCCAGAGGTTTACATTCGACAACATCTGCAAAATTGCTTTCGGGTATGACCCAGCATGCCTTTCCCCATCATTCCCACAGCCAAGATCAGAATTCGCAGAGGCATTCGAAGCTGCTACGCAGTTGAGCAGTGAGAGGTTTCACTACATATTCCCACCCTTTTGGAAGCTTAAACGAGCACTTAATATTGGCTCAGAGAAAAAGCTGCGAGAAGCAAACGCAATAGTCCGTGAATTCGCAACAAAGGTcgtgagagaaaaaagaagagaactcGAGGAGAAATCTTCACTAGAAACAGAGGACCTCCTCTCAAGAATCTTGAACTCTGGCCATTCTGATGAACGTTTTGTTACAGATATGGTGATCAGCTTTATCTTAGCTGGTAGGGATACCACATCGGCGGCCTTGATATGGTTCTTCTTGTTAGTTTCTCGCAACCCTCGTGTAGAAGAGGAGTTAATGAAGGAGTTGAAGGAGAAGCCTGAATCACTTGATTACGATGAGGTGAAGCATGTAGTATACACCCACGCTGCCATCTGCGAAACCATgaggttgtacccgccggtcccaaatgACACTAAATTCGCGGCGGCCGACAATTATCTGCCGGACGGTACTTTTGTGAAGAAGGGAGCGGGAGTGACATACTTTCCCTATGCAATGGGGCGGATGGAGAAGCTATGGGGCAAAGACTGTATGGAGTTTCGGCCGGAGAGGTGGCTTGAGAAGGAGGAGGAAAGCTCTCCTTCAGCTGGGAAGTTGAAGTTTGTGGGAAAAGATCCATATACTTACCCAGTGTTTCAAGCAGGTCCAAGGATCTGCTTAGGGAAAGATATGGCTTTCTTGCAGATGAAGAGGATAGTTGCAGGAGTGATGCAGAAGTATCGGGTGGTGCCGGCAGAGAAGGATTTTGATCCTCTTTTCGTTTCTTACTTGTCCTCCAAAATGAAAGGAGGTTTTCCGGTAAGGATTGAGAGGAAGGTAGCGTCTAGCGAGTAG